In one window of Nocardioides panacisoli DNA:
- a CDS encoding primosomal protein N': MADDEHLELPGLVRDKVREGQAKARATRARKDANAEIAATAPVARVSVDVPLAHLDRTFDYAVPASMAEAAQPGVRVKVRFAGKDVDGFVVGRSETSDHDGRLAPLRRVVSAEQVLTPQVRDLCRSVADHCAGVAADVRRLAVPPRHATVEKQDSPPAAPLPTVPDPVATDAPWAAYPEAEAFVHHLRAGGAPRAVWGAAPGEDWPRRLAELAATALDAGRGSLLCVPDNRDVDRLDAALRAVVGEDQHVVLRADVGPGPRYRDFLAVLRGTRRIVIGTRSAAFAPVQDLGLVAIWDDGDDLHVEHRAPYPHTRDVLVLRSREEGAAALIGGFARSVEAQQLLGTGWAREIALPRDRVRERALIAISGASEFALRRDPDSPAARFPLEARDAIRWGLERGPVLVQTPRAGYALRLACDRCRTPARCATCAGPLQLQGPTDPPQCRWCAAEAPGWTCGECGGRGLRAPVLGDARTADELGRTFPSVPVVTSSGDRIRASVPSRPQIVVATPGAEPPAADGYAVVVLLDTWLLVGRDSLRAGEEALRRWCNAVGLLAPGGRALAVGEPGLPVLQALVRWDPAGFAAREAADRAEARMPPGARLATVTGEPGAVDDAVTLLGLPEGGEVLGPLPLPDTDPPEDRVVVRTPRQHGAALTRALQEMQRVRSARKLDAVRVRMDPVEV, translated from the coding sequence ATGGCCGACGACGAGCACCTCGAGCTCCCGGGGCTGGTGCGCGACAAGGTCCGCGAGGGCCAGGCCAAGGCGCGGGCGACCCGGGCGCGCAAGGACGCCAACGCCGAGATCGCGGCGACGGCACCCGTCGCGCGGGTGAGCGTGGACGTCCCGCTCGCGCACCTGGACCGCACCTTCGACTACGCCGTGCCGGCGAGCATGGCCGAGGCGGCGCAGCCCGGGGTCCGGGTCAAGGTCCGCTTCGCGGGCAAGGACGTCGACGGATTCGTGGTCGGGCGGAGCGAGACCAGCGACCACGACGGCCGGTTGGCGCCGTTGCGGCGCGTCGTCAGCGCCGAGCAGGTCCTGACGCCCCAGGTCCGAGACCTGTGTCGGTCGGTGGCCGACCACTGCGCCGGCGTCGCGGCCGACGTACGCCGCCTCGCGGTGCCGCCGCGCCACGCCACGGTGGAGAAGCAGGACTCGCCACCGGCCGCGCCGCTCCCGACGGTGCCCGACCCGGTGGCCACCGACGCGCCGTGGGCGGCGTATCCCGAGGCCGAGGCGTTCGTGCACCACCTGAGGGCCGGGGGAGCGCCCCGCGCGGTGTGGGGTGCGGCGCCGGGCGAGGACTGGCCACGACGCCTCGCCGAACTCGCCGCGACCGCCCTGGACGCCGGTCGCGGCAGCCTGCTGTGCGTCCCGGACAACCGCGACGTCGACCGGCTCGACGCCGCCCTGCGGGCGGTCGTGGGGGAGGACCAGCACGTCGTGCTCCGCGCCGACGTCGGGCCGGGCCCCCGCTACCGCGACTTCCTCGCCGTGCTGCGCGGCACCCGCCGCATCGTCATCGGCACGCGTTCTGCGGCGTTCGCCCCGGTGCAGGACCTCGGCCTGGTCGCGATCTGGGACGACGGCGACGACCTCCACGTCGAGCACCGGGCGCCCTATCCCCACACCCGCGACGTGCTGGTGCTGCGCTCGCGGGAGGAGGGAGCTGCCGCCCTCATCGGTGGCTTCGCCCGCAGCGTCGAGGCGCAGCAACTGCTCGGCACCGGCTGGGCCCGGGAGATCGCACTGCCCCGTGACCGGGTGCGCGAGCGTGCCCTCATCGCCATCAGCGGCGCCAGCGAGTTCGCGTTGCGTCGCGACCCGGACTCACCGGCCGCGCGGTTCCCCCTCGAGGCCCGCGACGCGATCCGCTGGGGCCTGGAGCGCGGGCCCGTGCTGGTCCAGACCCCCCGCGCCGGCTACGCCCTGCGCCTGGCCTGCGACCGGTGCCGTACGCCGGCGCGCTGCGCGACCTGTGCCGGGCCACTTCAGCTGCAAGGCCCGACCGACCCGCCGCAGTGCCGGTGGTGTGCGGCCGAGGCACCGGGCTGGACCTGCGGCGAGTGCGGCGGCCGGGGCCTGCGCGCTCCCGTGCTGGGCGATGCCCGCACCGCCGACGAGCTCGGCCGCACGTTCCCCTCGGTGCCGGTGGTGACCTCGTCGGGCGACCGCATCCGCGCCTCCGTGCCGTCCCGGCCCCAGATCGTCGTCGCGACACCCGGTGCCGAGCCACCGGCCGCCGATGGCTATGCCGTCGTCGTGCTGCTCGACACCTGGCTGCTGGTCGGGCGTGACAGCCTCCGGGCGGGGGAGGAGGCGTTGCGCCGCTGGTGCAACGCCGTCGGGCTGCTGGCGCCGGGGGGCCGCGCGCTCGCGGTCGGCGAACCCGGGTTGCCGGTACTGCAGGCCTTGGTGCGCTGGGACCCCGCTGGCTTCGCCGCGCGCGAGGCCGCCGACCGCGCCGAGGCGCGGATGCCGCCCGGCGCACGACTGGCGACGGTGACCGGCGAGCCCGGCGCCGTGGACGACGCCGTGACCCTCCTCGGGCTGCCCGAGGGAGGAGAGGTGCTGGGGCCGCTGCCGCTGCCGGACACCGACCCGCCCGAGGACCGGGTGGTGGTGCGGACTCCCCGCCAGCACGGCGCCGCGTTGACGCGGGCCCTGCAGGAGATGCAACGTGTGCGCTCGGCACGCAAGCTCGACGCCGTCCGGGTGCGGATGGACCCGGTCGAGGTCTGA
- the rpe gene encoding ribulose-phosphate 3-epimerase: MGIQITPSILNADFGHLADEVARIPSADWIHVDVMDNHFVPNLTFGPGMVEALARSTDTPLDAHLMIEDADRNAPAYVEAGCGSVTFHVEATKAPVRLAREIRAAGARASMALKPATPIEPYEDLLAELDMVLIMTVEPGFGGQKFLDLCLPKIRRARAMMDKHGVETRLQVDGGVSLETIERCADAGADTFVAGSAVYSAADPDAMVEQLRAHATV; the protein is encoded by the coding sequence GTGGGCATCCAGATCACGCCGTCGATCCTCAACGCCGACTTCGGCCACCTCGCCGACGAGGTCGCCCGCATTCCGAGCGCGGACTGGATCCACGTCGACGTGATGGACAACCACTTCGTGCCGAACCTGACCTTCGGGCCGGGCATGGTCGAGGCGCTGGCCCGCAGCACCGACACCCCGTTGGACGCGCACCTGATGATCGAGGACGCCGACCGCAACGCACCGGCGTACGTCGAGGCCGGCTGTGGTTCGGTGACCTTCCACGTCGAGGCGACGAAGGCGCCGGTGCGGCTCGCCCGTGAGATCCGCGCCGCCGGCGCACGCGCCAGCATGGCGCTCAAGCCCGCGACGCCGATCGAGCCCTACGAGGACCTGCTCGCCGAGCTCGACATGGTGCTGATCATGACCGTCGAGCCCGGCTTCGGGGGACAGAAGTTCCTCGACCTGTGCCTGCCGAAGATCCGGCGGGCGCGCGCGATGATGGACAAGCACGGTGTCGAGACCCGGCTGCAGGTCGACGGCGGCGTGTCCCTGGAGACCATCGAGCGCTGCGCCGATGCCGGGGCCGACACCTTCGTCGCCGGATCCGCGGTCTACTCCGCCGCCGACCCCGACGCCATGGTGGAGCAGCTGCGCGCCCACGCGACCGTGTGA
- the def gene encoding peptide deformylase, which produces MAVRPIRLFGDPVLRQRASEVVDFDAELRRLVSDLTDTMLDAPGAGLAAPQIGVGLRVFTWSVGGEVGHLINPRLTLSEATQFGPEGCLSLPDLEIDCLRAQHVVAAGFDLHGEPLVVEGSDLLARAIQHETDHLDGVLFIDRLDKAARKEAMRQVREAEWFGLEQPTVKVSPHPTGGFGI; this is translated from the coding sequence GTGGCCGTCCGCCCCATCCGCCTCTTCGGCGATCCCGTGCTGCGCCAGCGCGCCAGCGAGGTCGTCGACTTCGACGCCGAGCTGCGTCGCCTGGTCAGCGACCTGACCGACACCATGCTCGACGCTCCGGGCGCAGGGCTCGCCGCACCCCAGATCGGCGTCGGGCTCCGGGTCTTCACCTGGTCGGTCGGCGGCGAGGTCGGCCACCTGATCAACCCGCGCCTCACCCTGTCCGAGGCGACCCAGTTCGGTCCCGAGGGCTGCCTGTCGTTGCCGGACCTGGAGATCGACTGCCTGCGGGCGCAGCACGTCGTGGCCGCCGGCTTCGACCTGCACGGTGAGCCGCTGGTCGTGGAGGGCTCCGACCTGCTGGCGCGTGCCATCCAGCACGAGACCGACCACCTCGACGGCGTGCTGTTCATCGACCGCCTCGACAAGGCGGCGCGCAAGGAGGCCATGCGCCAGGTCCGCGAGGCGGAGTGGTTCGGTCTCGAGCAGCCCACCGTCAAGGTGTCGCCGCACCCCACCGGCGGGTTCGGCATCTGA
- a CDS encoding RsmB/NOP family class I SAM-dependent RNA methyltransferase, which translates to MAGPSRRRSRVDPPRRAAYDVLRAVRVDAAYTNLVLPAVLAEHGLTGRDAAFVTELTSGTIRMQRTYDAVLDACIDRPLRKVQAKVLDCLRLGTHQLLAMRVPDHAAIDTTVDLVRDRADRGAAGFANAVLRKVAVDDLDTWRQRIGPDPGVVHSHPEWVVAALREAVGEAELADLLAADNVPPRVTLVARPGRSTREELPGEPTRYSPYGVVFEGGVPGEVPAVAEGRAAVQDEGSQLVAHALASAPLAGRDERWLDLCAGPGGKAALLAALAGERDAALVAVEQHAHRAALVRRALDGAGTVLTADGTAPPLEAESFDRVLVDAPCTGLGALRRRPEARWRRQPGDVPELVVLQQRLLASALDLVRPGGLVLYATCSPVLAETRDVVAAATGAEVVDVRQHLPGLDDAEGPLPGTAQLWPHRHGTDAMFLALLQRSGEPTTR; encoded by the coding sequence GTGGCCGGCCCCTCCCGTCGCCGCAGCCGGGTCGACCCGCCGCGCCGGGCGGCGTACGACGTGTTGCGCGCGGTGCGCGTCGACGCGGCCTACACCAACCTCGTGCTCCCCGCCGTGTTGGCAGAGCACGGCCTGACGGGGCGCGACGCGGCGTTCGTGACCGAGCTGACGTCCGGCACCATCCGGATGCAGCGGACCTACGACGCCGTCCTCGACGCCTGCATCGACCGGCCGCTGCGCAAGGTGCAGGCCAAGGTGCTCGACTGCCTGCGGCTGGGCACGCACCAGCTGCTCGCGATGCGGGTCCCCGACCACGCCGCGATCGACACCACCGTCGACCTCGTCCGCGACCGCGCCGACCGCGGCGCCGCGGGGTTCGCCAATGCCGTGCTGCGCAAGGTGGCCGTCGACGACCTCGACACGTGGCGGCAGCGCATCGGCCCCGACCCGGGCGTCGTGCACAGCCATCCGGAGTGGGTGGTGGCCGCGTTGCGGGAGGCCGTGGGCGAGGCGGAGCTGGCGGACCTGCTCGCCGCCGACAACGTGCCGCCGCGCGTGACGCTCGTGGCCCGACCCGGTCGCTCGACGCGCGAGGAGCTGCCCGGCGAGCCCACCCGGTACTCGCCGTACGGCGTCGTGTTCGAGGGTGGCGTGCCCGGCGAGGTGCCGGCCGTGGCCGAGGGGCGTGCCGCGGTGCAGGACGAGGGCTCCCAGCTGGTCGCCCACGCGCTGGCCTCGGCTCCGTTGGCCGGCCGCGACGAACGGTGGCTGGACCTCTGTGCCGGCCCCGGGGGCAAGGCGGCGCTCCTGGCGGCCCTCGCGGGGGAGCGGGACGCCGCCCTGGTGGCGGTCGAGCAGCACGCGCACCGCGCGGCGTTGGTACGTCGTGCGCTCGACGGCGCGGGCACGGTGCTGACGGCCGACGGCACGGCGCCACCGTTGGAGGCGGAGAGCTTCGACCGGGTCCTCGTGGACGCACCCTGCACCGGCCTCGGCGCGCTGCGGCGCCGCCCCGAGGCACGGTGGCGACGACAGCCGGGCGACGTGCCCGAGCTGGTGGTGCTCCAGCAGCGCCTGCTGGCCTCCGCCCTCGACCTGGTCCGCCCGGGCGGCCTGGTGCTCTATGCGACCTGCTCGCCGGTGCTGGCCGAGACCCGCGACGTCGTGGCGGCCGCCACGGGCGCTGAGGTGGTCGACGTCCGCCAGCACCTGCCCGGCCTGGACGATGCCGAGGGCCCGCTGCCCGGCACGGCCCAGCTGTGGCCGCACCGGCACGGCACCGACGCGATGTTCCTCGCGCTCCTGCAGCGCTCCGGGGAGCCCACGACCCGCTAG
- the coaBC gene encoding bifunctional phosphopantothenoylcysteine decarboxylase/phosphopantothenate--cysteine ligase CoaBC — protein sequence MTTPAVPTESGRPRVVLGVSGGIAAYKACEVLRRFTESAHDVTVVPTAAALEFVGAPTWAALSGHPVSTEVWDEVHQVPHVRIGQEADLVVVAPATADLLAKAAHGLADDLLTNTLLTARCPVVMAPAMHTEMWEHPATQHNVATLRERGVLVIDPAEGRLTGADTGRGRLPDPAEIFAVCGDVLARGAGDGVRLDLAGRHVVVSAGGTRERLDPVRYLGNRSSGRQGYALARAAVARGAEVTLVSANVALPDPAGVKVVRVESTADMRDAVVAAASSADAVVMAAAPADFRPVNLSAVKIKKDLDGSAPSIELEQNPDILAEIAADRTRPGSVVVGFAAETGDDTGSVLDLARAKLARKGCDLLVVNDVSEGKVFGQEHNEAVILGSDGSALDVPRATKSVLAHRIWDRVAARLG from the coding sequence ATGACCACGCCGGCCGTCCCGACCGAGTCGGGGCGGCCGCGGGTCGTCCTGGGGGTCTCCGGCGGCATCGCGGCCTACAAGGCCTGCGAGGTGCTGCGCCGCTTCACCGAGTCCGCCCACGACGTCACCGTCGTCCCCACCGCCGCGGCGCTGGAGTTCGTCGGAGCCCCCACCTGGGCGGCGCTGTCGGGCCACCCGGTGAGCACCGAGGTCTGGGACGAGGTGCACCAGGTGCCGCACGTGCGGATCGGCCAGGAGGCCGACCTGGTCGTGGTGGCCCCGGCCACCGCCGACCTGCTCGCCAAGGCCGCGCACGGACTCGCCGACGACCTGCTCACCAACACCCTGCTCACCGCCCGGTGCCCGGTGGTGATGGCGCCGGCCATGCACACCGAGATGTGGGAGCACCCGGCGACCCAGCACAACGTCGCCACGCTGCGCGAGCGCGGCGTCCTCGTGATCGACCCGGCCGAGGGCCGCCTCACCGGCGCCGACACCGGCCGTGGCCGGCTGCCGGACCCGGCCGAGATCTTCGCGGTCTGCGGCGACGTGCTCGCCCGCGGCGCCGGGGACGGCGTACGCCTCGACCTCGCGGGACGCCACGTGGTCGTCTCCGCCGGCGGCACCCGCGAGCGGCTGGATCCCGTGCGCTACCTGGGCAACCGGTCGTCCGGACGCCAGGGCTACGCGCTCGCCCGCGCCGCCGTCGCGCGGGGCGCGGAGGTCACGCTCGTCTCGGCCAACGTCGCCCTGCCCGACCCCGCCGGGGTCAAGGTGGTGCGCGTGGAGTCGACCGCCGACATGCGCGACGCCGTGGTGGCTGCGGCCAGCAGTGCCGACGCGGTCGTGATGGCCGCGGCGCCGGCCGACTTCCGGCCGGTCAACCTCTCCGCGGTCAAGATCAAGAAGGACCTCGACGGCTCGGCCCCGAGCATCGAGCTGGAGCAGAACCCCGACATCCTCGCCGAGATCGCCGCCGACCGGACCCGTCCGGGCAGCGTCGTGGTCGGCTTCGCCGCCGAGACCGGCGACGACACCGGCTCGGTGCTCGACCTCGCACGGGCCAAGCTGGCGCGCAAGGGCTGCGACCTGCTCGTCGTCAACGACGTCAGCGAGGGTAAGGTGTTCGGCCAGGAGCACAACGAGGCGGTCATCCTCGGCTCCGATGGGTCCGCGCTCGACGTGCCCCGCGCCACCAAGTCGGTGCTCGCCCACCGCATCTGGGACCGGGTCGCGGCGCGACTCGGTTGA
- the ligD gene encoding non-homologous end-joining DNA ligase yields MASPFVEIEVDDRVVKVTNPERVYFPDLGATKLDLVEYYLAVGPGIVNALWERPCMLHRFPKGLAGDKVHQKRLPQGAPAWVETVELTFPRWNRTADELCVTELGAVIWAVQMSTVEFHPWNSRRGAVEEPDEWRIDLDPGPEAPYAAVREAAHVAHEVLDDLDAVGFPKTSGSKGLHVYVRVRPDHGHQVVRRAALAFARECERRAPDVITTAWWKKDRDPAHVFVDYNQNARDHTIAAAYSVRGLPDARVSTPIRWDEVDDVDPHDFTIETVPDRFAELGDLHEAIDEHVFDIAPLLEWADAAELPED; encoded by the coding sequence ATGGCGAGTCCCTTCGTGGAGATCGAGGTCGACGACCGGGTCGTGAAGGTGACCAACCCGGAACGGGTCTACTTCCCCGACCTCGGCGCCACGAAGCTCGACCTCGTCGAGTACTACCTCGCGGTCGGACCGGGGATCGTCAACGCACTCTGGGAGCGACCGTGCATGCTGCACCGCTTTCCCAAGGGCCTCGCCGGCGACAAGGTGCACCAGAAGCGGCTGCCGCAGGGTGCGCCGGCGTGGGTGGAGACGGTCGAGCTGACCTTCCCGCGCTGGAACCGCACCGCCGACGAGCTCTGCGTGACCGAGCTCGGCGCCGTCATCTGGGCGGTGCAGATGTCGACCGTGGAGTTCCACCCCTGGAACAGCCGCCGCGGCGCGGTGGAGGAACCCGACGAGTGGCGCATCGACCTCGACCCCGGACCGGAGGCGCCGTACGCCGCGGTGCGCGAGGCCGCGCACGTCGCGCACGAGGTGCTCGACGACCTGGATGCGGTGGGATTCCCGAAGACCAGCGGCAGCAAGGGGCTCCACGTCTACGTCCGGGTCCGGCCCGACCACGGCCACCAGGTCGTCCGGCGCGCGGCGCTCGCCTTCGCCCGCGAGTGCGAACGACGCGCCCCCGACGTCATCACCACCGCCTGGTGGAAGAAGGACCGCGACCCGGCCCACGTCTTCGTCGACTACAACCAGAACGCACGCGACCACACCATCGCCGCGGCGTACTCGGTCCGGGGCCTGCCCGACGCCCGTGTCTCGACGCCGATCCGGTGGGACGAGGTCGACGACGTCGACCCCCACGACTTCACCATCGAGACGGTGCCGGACCGCTTCGCCGAGCTCGGCGACCTGCACGAGGCGATCGACGAGCACGTCTTCGACATCGCACCGTTGCTGGAGTGGGCCGACGCCGCCGAACTGCCCGAGGACTGA
- the metK gene encoding methionine adenosyltransferase has protein sequence MTGRLFTSESVTEGHPDKIADQISDSVLDAMLAQDSHSRVAVETLLTTGLVVVAGEVTTTGYVDVKQVVRDRIAEIGYDSSEKGFDAATCGVMVAIGGQSGDIAQGVDTGYEARAESSVDAMDKQGAGDQGLMFGYACDDTPELFPLPIKIAQTLAERLTAVRKDGTMDYLRPDGKTQVTIEYDEDANPVRVDTVVLSTQHADEIHLDDTLVPDVKKHIIDPVLADFDIPSDDYRLLVNPTGRFVVGGPMGDAGLTGRKIIVDTYGGMARHGGGAFSGKDPSKVDRSAAYAMRWVAKTVVAAGLARRCEAQVAYAIGKAAPVGVFIETFGTGEVSNEALQKAVLEVFDLRPAAIIEDLDLLRPIYAQTAAYGHFGRELPDFTWETTDRADALRKAVGL, from the coding sequence GTGACCGGACGCCTCTTCACCTCCGAGTCCGTGACCGAGGGACACCCGGACAAGATCGCCGACCAGATCAGCGACTCGGTCCTGGACGCGATGCTCGCCCAGGACTCCCACAGCCGGGTCGCCGTCGAGACACTGCTCACCACCGGCCTGGTCGTCGTCGCCGGTGAGGTGACCACGACCGGGTACGTCGACGTCAAGCAGGTCGTGCGCGACCGGATCGCCGAGATCGGCTACGACAGCTCCGAGAAGGGCTTCGACGCCGCCACCTGCGGCGTGATGGTCGCCATCGGCGGGCAGTCCGGCGACATCGCCCAGGGCGTCGACACCGGCTACGAGGCCCGGGCGGAGTCCTCGGTCGACGCCATGGACAAGCAGGGCGCGGGCGACCAGGGCCTGATGTTCGGCTACGCCTGCGACGACACCCCCGAGCTCTTCCCGCTGCCGATCAAGATCGCGCAGACCCTCGCCGAGCGCCTCACCGCGGTCCGCAAGGACGGCACGATGGACTACCTGCGTCCCGACGGCAAGACGCAGGTCACCATCGAGTACGACGAGGACGCCAATCCGGTGCGCGTCGACACGGTGGTGCTGTCCACCCAGCACGCCGACGAGATCCACCTCGACGACACGCTGGTGCCCGACGTCAAGAAGCACATCATCGACCCGGTGCTGGCCGACTTCGACATCCCCTCCGACGACTACCGGCTGCTGGTCAACCCGACCGGACGCTTCGTCGTCGGTGGCCCGATGGGCGACGCGGGCCTCACCGGCCGCAAGATCATCGTCGACACCTACGGCGGCATGGCCCGCCACGGTGGTGGCGCCTTCTCGGGCAAGGACCCCTCGAAGGTCGACCGCTCCGCGGCGTACGCCATGCGGTGGGTCGCCAAGACCGTCGTCGCGGCCGGCCTGGCGCGGCGCTGCGAGGCGCAGGTCGCCTACGCGATCGGCAAGGCCGCCCCGGTCGGCGTCTTCATCGAGACCTTCGGCACCGGTGAGGTCTCCAACGAGGCCCTCCAGAAGGCCGTGCTGGAGGTCTTCGACCTCCGCCCGGCCGCCATCATCGAGGACCTCGACCTGCTGCGCCCGATCTACGCCCAGACCGCGGCGTACGGCCACTTCGGTCGCGAGCTGCCCGACTTCACCTGGGAGACCACCGACCGCGCCGACGCGCTGCGCAAGGCGGTCGGGCTGTAG
- the ribD gene encoding bifunctional diaminohydroxyphosphoribosylaminopyrimidine deaminase/5-amino-6-(5-phosphoribosylamino)uracil reductase RibD produces the protein MQRALHLAATPDVPHHPNPRVGCVLLDDDGRTVGEGHHRGAGTPHAEVAALADAGEAARGATAVVTLEPCNHTGRTGPCAQALIEAGVRRVVVAQRDPNPVAAGGVATLEAAGIEVEAGLRAAEARALNASWTFAHERGRPYVTWKFAATLDGRSAAADGTSRWVSSRPARLDTHRLRAACDTMLVGTNTVAVDDPRLTVRDEQDQPLATQPLRVVMGERDLPADSAILDDAAPSLHLRTRDPLVALQTLRRDHDRHHVFLEGGPTLAAAFLRAGLVDEVVTYVAPMLLGTGRNAVGDLGITTIADARHLYLRDATVLGSGAEANVRLTMTPEET, from the coding sequence ATGCAGCGCGCGCTGCACCTCGCCGCGACCCCCGACGTCCCGCACCACCCCAACCCTCGCGTCGGTTGCGTGCTGCTGGACGACGACGGACGCACCGTCGGTGAGGGCCACCACCGCGGTGCCGGTACGCCGCACGCCGAGGTCGCCGCGCTCGCCGACGCAGGTGAGGCTGCCCGCGGCGCCACCGCCGTGGTGACGCTCGAGCCGTGCAACCACACCGGCCGCACCGGCCCGTGCGCGCAGGCCCTCATCGAGGCGGGCGTACGCCGCGTCGTCGTGGCCCAGCGTGACCCGAACCCGGTCGCCGCCGGCGGCGTCGCCACGCTGGAGGCGGCCGGCATCGAGGTCGAGGCCGGCCTCCGGGCCGCCGAGGCCCGCGCACTCAACGCGAGCTGGACCTTCGCCCACGAACGCGGCCGCCCCTACGTGACCTGGAAGTTCGCCGCCACGCTGGACGGCCGCAGCGCCGCCGCCGACGGCACGTCCCGCTGGGTGTCCTCCCGGCCGGCTCGCCTGGACACCCACCGCCTGCGCGCTGCCTGCGACACCATGCTCGTCGGCACCAACACCGTCGCGGTCGACGACCCCCGGCTCACCGTGCGCGACGAGCAGGACCAGCCCCTCGCCACCCAGCCGCTGCGGGTGGTGATGGGGGAGCGGGACCTGCCTGCTGACAGCGCGATACTCGACGACGCCGCGCCCAGCCTGCACCTGCGCACCCGCGACCCGCTCGTCGCGCTGCAGACGCTCCGGCGTGACCACGACCGCCACCACGTCTTCCTCGAGGGCGGGCCCACACTGGCCGCCGCCTTCCTGCGGGCCGGGCTCGTCGACGAGGTCGTCACCTACGTCGCCCCGATGCTGCTCGGCACCGGACGCAACGCGGTCGGTGACCTGGGCATCACCACCATCGCCGACGCCCGCCACCTGTACCTGCGCGACGCCACGGTCCTCGGCAGTGGTGCCGAGGCGAACGTCCGCCTGACCATGACCCCGGAGGAGACCTGA
- the fmt gene encoding methionyl-tRNA formyltransferase → MRVVFAGTPEVAVPALEAVAASDHELVGVVTRPDAPSGRGRKLRESPVAERARELDVPILKPAHPRDEEFQAELRGLAPDCCPVVAYGALIPRSALDIPRHGWVNLHFSLLPAWRGAAPVQHALWAGDEVSGATTFRIVEGLDAGPTFGMMTETVRPTDTSGALLERLADGGSELLVATLDGIADGSVEAREQPEEGVSLAPKITTEDARIDWTESAVAVDRRIRACSPFPGAWSTHEGERIKVGPVRIDPDKQLEPGVVEVGKNSVHVGTATHAVRLGEVKAFGKKQMEAAAWARGAQLGDAPRFGD, encoded by the coding sequence TTGCGCGTCGTCTTCGCCGGCACCCCCGAGGTGGCCGTGCCCGCCCTGGAGGCGGTGGCCGCCTCCGACCACGAGCTGGTCGGGGTCGTCACCCGTCCCGACGCCCCGTCCGGCCGAGGCCGCAAGCTCCGCGAGAGCCCGGTCGCCGAGCGTGCGCGCGAGCTGGACGTGCCGATCCTCAAGCCCGCCCATCCCCGCGACGAGGAGTTCCAGGCCGAGCTCCGCGGGCTCGCGCCCGACTGCTGCCCGGTCGTGGCGTACGGCGCCCTCATCCCGCGCAGCGCGCTCGACATCCCGCGCCACGGGTGGGTCAACCTGCACTTCTCGCTGCTGCCCGCCTGGCGCGGTGCCGCACCGGTCCAGCACGCACTGTGGGCCGGCGACGAGGTCAGCGGCGCCACGACCTTCCGCATCGTGGAGGGTCTCGACGCCGGCCCCACCTTCGGCATGATGACCGAGACGGTCCGCCCGACCGACACCTCCGGAGCGCTGCTGGAGCGACTGGCCGACGGCGGCTCCGAGTTGCTCGTGGCGACACTCGACGGCATCGCCGACGGCAGCGTCGAGGCGCGCGAGCAGCCCGAGGAGGGCGTGAGCCTCGCCCCCAAGATCACCACCGAGGACGCGCGGATCGACTGGACCGAGTCCGCGGTCGCGGTCGACCGGCGCATCCGCGCCTGCAGCCCCTTCCCGGGCGCCTGGTCGACGCACGAGGGTGAGCGGATCAAGGTCGGTCCGGTCCGGATCGATCCCGACAAGCAGCTCGAGCCCGGCGTCGTCGAGGTCGGCAAGAACTCCGTCCACGTCGGCACCGCCACCCATGCGGTGCGCCTGGGCGAGGTCAAGGCGTTCGGCAAGAAGCAGATGGAGGCCGCCGCCTGGGCACGTGGCGCCCAGCTCGGGGACGCGCCCCGGTTCGGCGACTGA
- a CDS encoding SigE family RNA polymerase sigma factor, with amino-acid sequence MRAPDAAEHDRRREDASFTDFVAARLGHLTKLGRALAGDEQRGADLVQDALEKTFLHWATVREPEAYVRRLMVNRSISVWRKVRRERPLDAAPEPTRVDRPADQDLWSAVRRLSPRQRAVIALRYYEDLTEVQTAELLNCSVGTVKSQASRAMATLRADAATFDASEDTP; translated from the coding sequence GTGAGGGCGCCGGACGCCGCTGAGCACGACCGACGACGCGAGGACGCGTCGTTCACCGACTTCGTGGCGGCCCGGCTGGGCCACCTCACCAAGCTGGGCCGCGCGCTGGCCGGTGACGAGCAACGGGGCGCCGACCTGGTGCAGGACGCCCTGGAGAAGACGTTCCTCCACTGGGCGACCGTGCGGGAGCCCGAGGCCTACGTGCGGCGGCTCATGGTCAACCGCAGCATCTCGGTGTGGCGCAAGGTGCGCCGCGAACGACCGCTCGACGCGGCACCCGAACCGACGCGGGTGGACCGACCCGCGGACCAGGACCTGTGGTCGGCGGTGCGGCGTCTCTCACCACGCCAGCGCGCGGTCATCGCACTGCGCTACTACGAGGACCTCACCGAGGTCCAGACGGCCGAGCTCCTGAACTGCTCCGTCGGCACCGTCAAGAGCCAGGCCAGCCGCGCCATGGCCACGCTCCGGGCCGACGCCGCCACCTTCGACGCATCCGAGGACACGCCATGA